The Bryobacteraceae bacterium genome includes a window with the following:
- a CDS encoding hypothetical protein (possible pseudo, frameshifted) — translation MKEEVWHATVFTKNRDRPLESGVARQFFSGIMRQAKQRGLMSSGHFSVDGTMVKAWASQKSFRPKQEKPDEDEPKEGGRNREVDFRGQQRRNDTQESGTGPEARLWRKNQTAEAKLSNLGHVLGENRHGRIVNVRVRRAYGRAEREAAVEMAREIPGGTKRVTVGADRGYDTREFVERLKELNVTPHGAQNVSGRTSAVDGRTTRHEGYWVSQRRRKLVEEFFGWAKAVAGLGKEKLRGREKVGWLFPLGAAARNQVRMRNLMAATA, via the coding sequence ATGAAGGAGGAGGTCTGGCACGCGACGGTGTTTACGAAGAACCGGGACCGGCCGCTGGAGTCTGGTGTGGCGCGACAGTTCTTCAGCGGGATCATGCGGCAGGCGAAGCAGCGGGGTTTGATGTCGAGCGGGCACTTCTCGGTGGATGGAACCATGGTGAAGGCGTGGGCGAGCCAGAAGAGCTTCCGGCCGAAACAGGAGAAGCCAGATGAGGACGAGCCAAAGGAGGGCGGGCGGAATCGGGAGGTGGACTTCCGGGGGCAGCAGCGGAGGAACGACACGCAGGAGTCGGGGACGGGTCCGGAGGCGCGGTTGTGGAGGAAAAACCAGACGGCGGAGGCGAAGCTGAGCAACCTGGGGCACGTGTTGGGGGAGAACCGGCACGGGCGGATTGTGAATGTGCGGGTGAGGCGAGCCTACGGGCGGGCGGAGCGGGAGGCGGCGGTGGAGATGGCGCGGGAGATTCCGGGAGGGACGAAGCGGGTGACGGTGGGGGCGGATCGAGGCTACGACACGCGGGAGTTTGTCGAGCGGCTGAAGGAGCTGAACGTGACGCCGCATGGGGCGCAGAATGTGAGCGGGCGCACGAGCGCGGTGGATGGGCGGACGACGCGGCACGAGGGCTACTGGGTGAGCCAGCGGAGACGGAAGCTGGTGGAGGAGTTCTTCGGGTGGGCGAAGGCAGTGGCGGGGCTGGGGAAGGAGAAGCTGAGGGGGCGGGAGAAGGTGGGATGGCTGTTTCCGCTGGGGGCGGCGGCCCGCAACCAGGTGCGGATGAGGAACCTGATGGCGGCGACTGCCTGA
- a CDS encoding nitrate reductase, with translation MGVLNRRRFIQIGTAGAAAGAGAGALALLPERPARPKDVRKVPTFCELCFWKCGVIATVEDGVVTKLDGHPAHPLSLGRLCPRGNGGTGLLYDPDRLKKPLIRTGARGEERFREATWEEALDTVAARMRKIKAEHGPEALALFTHGHGGSFFGQLLKAFGSPNIAAPSYAQCRGPREVGFQLTFGTGIGSPENTDIANTRLLVLIGSHLGENMHNTQVQEFAEAIRRGAKIAVVDPRFSVAASKANWYLPIKPGTDTALLMAWAHVLVNEGIYNRAFVEKYATGFDDFKAAIQEMTPEWAEKITEIPAELIRTVAREMAAAQPSVIVHPGRHVTWYGDDAQRSRAIAILNALVGSWGAKGGFFLPSGVEAPPYPAPPLPKPQRGAIDGAGNRYPLADETLASGLCDATLAGAPYRARGWLVYGTNLLQSLPQPQKTLEAIQALDLLVVIDVLPVEIAGYADVVLPECTYLERYDDLHAGAFRTPFVALRQPAVAPMYDSKPGWWMVKELAKRLDLEAYFPWKHVEEYLDTRLRGLNLNLADMKKRGVVVYPEEGTTLPPDHKFDTPSGKIELYSKMLADMGVDPVPKYYPKPEPPEGHFRLLFGRSPLHTFGRTTNNRVLGSVVRENEVWIHHKAAAALGVRHNERVRLVNQDGVKSAPVRARVTNRIRPDCVYMVHGFGHTARNLRFTAGRGASTTDLVTRVSVDPLMGGTGMFNNFVRIEREA, from the coding sequence ATGGGCGTGTTGAACCGCCGGAGATTCATTCAGATCGGGACAGCCGGGGCGGCGGCGGGCGCGGGCGCCGGGGCGCTGGCGCTGCTGCCGGAGCGTCCGGCGCGGCCGAAGGACGTCCGCAAGGTCCCCACATTCTGCGAGCTGTGCTTCTGGAAGTGCGGCGTGATCGCCACGGTGGAAGACGGCGTGGTGACCAAACTCGACGGGCATCCGGCGCATCCGCTGTCGCTGGGGCGGCTGTGCCCGCGGGGCAACGGGGGCACGGGGCTGCTGTACGACCCGGACCGTCTGAAGAAACCCCTGATCCGGACGGGCGCGCGCGGCGAGGAGCGGTTCCGGGAAGCGACCTGGGAAGAGGCGCTCGACACCGTGGCGGCGCGGATGAGGAAGATCAAAGCCGAGCACGGACCGGAGGCGCTGGCGCTGTTCACGCACGGGCATGGCGGATCGTTTTTCGGACAGCTGCTGAAGGCGTTCGGCTCGCCGAACATTGCGGCGCCGAGCTACGCGCAGTGCCGCGGACCGCGCGAGGTCGGGTTCCAGCTCACGTTCGGCACCGGGATCGGATCGCCGGAAAACACCGACATCGCCAACACGCGTTTGCTTGTCCTCATCGGCAGCCATCTGGGCGAGAACATGCACAACACGCAGGTGCAGGAGTTCGCGGAGGCGATCCGCCGGGGGGCGAAGATCGCCGTGGTGGACCCGCGGTTCTCCGTGGCGGCGTCGAAGGCGAACTGGTATCTGCCGATCAAGCCCGGAACGGACACCGCCCTGCTGATGGCGTGGGCGCACGTCCTCGTCAACGAAGGGATTTACAACCGGGCGTTCGTTGAAAAATACGCCACGGGATTCGACGATTTCAAGGCGGCCATCCAGGAAATGACGCCGGAATGGGCGGAAAAGATCACGGAAATTCCGGCGGAACTGATCCGTACGGTGGCGCGGGAGATGGCCGCCGCGCAGCCGTCCGTGATCGTGCACCCGGGGCGCCACGTGACCTGGTACGGGGATGACGCGCAGCGCAGCCGGGCGATCGCGATCCTCAATGCGCTTGTGGGAAGCTGGGGCGCGAAAGGGGGCTTCTTCCTGCCGTCCGGCGTGGAGGCGCCGCCGTATCCCGCGCCGCCGCTGCCCAAGCCGCAGCGCGGAGCGATCGACGGGGCGGGGAACCGCTACCCGCTGGCGGACGAGACGCTGGCGTCAGGGCTCTGCGATGCGACGCTCGCCGGGGCGCCGTACCGGGCGCGCGGGTGGCTGGTGTACGGCACGAACCTGCTGCAGTCGCTGCCGCAGCCGCAGAAGACGCTGGAGGCGATTCAGGCGCTGGACCTGCTGGTGGTGATCGATGTTCTGCCGGTGGAGATCGCCGGCTACGCCGACGTGGTGCTGCCGGAGTGCACGTATCTGGAGCGCTACGACGATCTGCACGCAGGCGCATTCCGGACGCCGTTCGTGGCGCTGCGGCAGCCGGCGGTGGCGCCGATGTACGACTCGAAGCCCGGGTGGTGGATGGTGAAGGAGCTGGCGAAGCGGCTGGATCTCGAGGCGTATTTCCCGTGGAAGCACGTCGAGGAATATCTCGACACGCGGCTCCGGGGGCTGAACCTGAACCTGGCGGACATGAAGAAGCGGGGCGTAGTGGTGTATCCCGAGGAAGGAACGACGCTGCCGCCGGATCACAAGTTCGACACGCCGAGCGGAAAAATCGAGCTGTACTCGAAAATGCTTGCGGACATGGGCGTGGATCCGGTACCGAAATACTACCCGAAACCGGAGCCGCCCGAGGGGCATTTCCGGCTGTTATTCGGCCGCTCGCCGCTGCACACTTTCGGGCGGACCACGAACAACCGGGTGCTCGGCTCTGTGGTGCGGGAAAACGAAGTCTGGATCCACCACAAAGCCGCCGCCGCGCTCGGCGTGCGTCACAACGAGCGGGTGCGGCTGGTGAATCAGGACGGGGTGAAGAGCGCGCCGGTGCGGGCGCGCGTGACGAACCGGATCCGTCCGGACTGCGTGTACATGGTGCACGGGTTCGGGCACACGGCGCGGAATCTGAGGTTCACGGCAGGCAGGGGCGCGTCGACCACCGATCTGGTGACGCGGGTCTCGGTGGATCCGCTGATGGGCGGCACGGGGATGTTCAACAACTTCGTGCGGATCGAAAGGGAGGCGTGA
- a CDS encoding uroporphyrinogen decarboxylase, producing the protein MTSKERALRNYSFQSIDRFTIDFCAESAVYAKLRAHFGVPDDLALMEKLHVDFRYPKPEWIGFPLIDEQGRRTDYFGIPRAGAGDFGYALEHPLAGVRTIAEVEAYPKWPSPDMWDYEKYREDCARFEEYAVLGGVWGWLFEAACDLVGMEGFFLLMHDSPEVAHAILERITRFFERTSEIMFEKAGPYIDICFTGDDYGFQNGPMMSAPLFDQFVRPYLQRIYNVGRRHGKPVMHHSCGSVARWIPRLMEMGVNILEPIQVRAAGMDPRQLAAQYGGRLCFHGAIDTQQTLPFGTPEDVRREVRERVETFRPCGGFTISPSQHLLTDIPVENIVALYDAAYEYAWL; encoded by the coding sequence ATGACCTCCAAAGAACGGGCTCTCCGCAATTACAGCTTCCAGTCCATCGACCGCTTCACCATCGACTTCTGCGCCGAATCCGCCGTCTACGCGAAACTCCGCGCTCATTTCGGCGTCCCGGACGACCTCGCCCTGATGGAAAAACTCCACGTCGATTTCCGCTATCCGAAACCCGAGTGGATCGGTTTTCCGTTGATCGACGAACAGGGCCGCCGCACCGATTATTTCGGCATCCCCCGCGCCGGCGCCGGCGATTTCGGCTATGCCCTCGAACACCCCCTTGCCGGCGTCCGCACCATCGCCGAAGTCGAGGCCTATCCGAAGTGGCCGTCTCCCGACATGTGGGACTACGAGAAATACCGCGAGGATTGCGCGCGCTTCGAGGAGTACGCCGTGCTCGGCGGCGTCTGGGGTTGGCTCTTCGAGGCCGCCTGCGACCTCGTGGGCATGGAGGGATTCTTCCTCCTCATGCACGACTCCCCCGAAGTGGCCCACGCCATTCTCGAGCGCATCACCCGCTTCTTCGAACGCACCTCGGAAATCATGTTCGAAAAAGCCGGGCCCTATATCGACATCTGCTTCACCGGCGACGACTACGGATTCCAGAACGGCCCCATGATGAGCGCGCCGCTCTTCGACCAGTTCGTCCGCCCCTATCTGCAACGCATCTACAATGTCGGCCGCCGCCACGGCAAGCCCGTCATGCACCACTCCTGCGGCAGCGTCGCGCGCTGGATCCCGCGCCTGATGGAAATGGGCGTCAATATCCTCGAGCCCATCCAGGTGCGCGCCGCGGGCATGGATCCCCGCCAGCTCGCCGCGCAGTATGGCGGCCGGCTGTGCTTCCACGGCGCCATCGATACGCAGCAGACGCTCCCCTTCGGCACGCCCGAGGATGTCCGCCGCGAGGTCCGCGAGCGCGTGGAAACGTTCCGCCCCTGCGGCGGATTCACCATCTCTCCGTCGCAGCACCTGCTTACCGACATCCCGGTGGAGAACATCGTGGCCCTGTATGATGCCGCATACGAATATGCCTGGCTCTGA
- a CDS encoding EscN/YscN/HrcN family type III secretion system ATPase, protein MSAAGAWFNLPRFVRALERIDPVRLCGSVVRTAGLLIESDGPAAAVGDFCEIITRTGSVIRTQVIGFRDGRILSMPLEETAGLQPGDAILARPEAARVRVSDQLLGRVLDGFGQPMDGGPPIDSAALYDLYAPPQGPLEREPISERLETGIRVIDGFLTVGRGQRVGIFGGSGVGKSTLLGSLVKNSNADVCVLALVGERNREVRDFIEHELGPEGMRRSVLVVATSDRPSPLRVRACFVALAVAEYFRDQGRDVLLVADSVTRLAMAQREIGLAAGEPPSQKGYTPSVFQMLPRVFERAGNFRRGSITGFFTVLVEGDDLNEPVTDAVRGILDGHIVLSRALANAGHYPAIDLLHSVSRLAPRLATPRQKEAASRLREALAVLHASEDLVRIGAYAAGTNPQLDAALRLENELKQFLRQKPDERDTFEQVEARMAALAGAK, encoded by the coding sequence ATCGATCCCGTCCGCCTGTGCGGCTCAGTGGTGCGCACGGCGGGCCTTCTGATCGAGTCGGACGGGCCGGCGGCGGCCGTGGGGGACTTCTGCGAAATCATCACCCGCACCGGCAGCGTCATCCGCACCCAGGTCATCGGGTTCCGCGACGGCCGCATTCTCTCGATGCCGCTCGAGGAGACCGCGGGCCTGCAGCCGGGCGACGCTATTCTCGCGCGCCCTGAAGCCGCGCGCGTGCGGGTGTCCGATCAGCTCTTGGGCCGCGTTCTGGACGGCTTCGGCCAGCCCATGGACGGCGGTCCGCCCATCGACTCCGCTGCGCTGTACGACCTGTACGCTCCGCCGCAGGGGCCGCTCGAACGCGAACCGATTTCGGAAAGGCTCGAAACCGGCATCCGCGTCATCGACGGCTTTCTCACGGTCGGGCGGGGGCAGCGCGTCGGCATCTTCGGGGGCAGCGGCGTCGGCAAGAGCACGCTGCTCGGCAGCCTGGTGAAAAACAGCAACGCGGACGTCTGCGTCCTCGCTCTCGTCGGCGAGCGGAACCGCGAGGTCCGCGATTTCATCGAACACGAACTCGGGCCGGAAGGCATGCGCCGTTCGGTGCTCGTGGTCGCCACCTCGGACCGGCCCTCGCCCCTGCGCGTGCGCGCCTGTTTTGTCGCTCTCGCCGTGGCTGAATACTTCCGCGATCAGGGCCGCGACGTGCTGTTGGTGGCGGATTCGGTGACGCGGCTGGCGATGGCGCAACGCGAAATCGGCCTGGCGGCGGGCGAGCCGCCCAGCCAGAAGGGCTACACGCCCAGCGTCTTCCAGATGCTGCCCCGCGTCTTCGAGCGTGCCGGCAATTTCCGCCGCGGTTCGATCACCGGTTTTTTCACCGTTCTGGTCGAAGGAGACGACCTGAACGAACCTGTCACCGACGCCGTGCGCGGTATTCTCGATGGCCACATCGTGTTGTCGCGCGCCCTGGCCAACGCAGGCCACTATCCGGCCATCGACCTGCTGCACTCGGTCTCGCGGCTGGCCCCGCGCCTGGCCACGCCCCGCCAGAAGGAAGCGGCGAGCCGTCTGCGCGAGGCGCTGGCCGTGCTGCACGCCTCCGAAGACCTGGTCCGGATCGGGGCGTACGCGGCTGGCACGAATCCGCAGCTCGATGCCGCCCTGCGGCTGGAGAACGAGCTGAAACAGTTTCTGCGGCAAAAGCCGGACGAGCGTGACACGTTCGAGCAGGTCGAGGCCCGCATGGCGGCTCTGGCGGGAGCGAAGTGA
- a CDS encoding 4Fe-4S ferredoxin, translating to MPRYGMAIDLRTCMGCAACVVACKVENRVDEDAFRCRVTQRSRGEFPNVQLEILSERCNQCSDAPCVWNCPTGASHSAEGGVVLVDEDRCTGCKACLAACPYDARFINARGVAEKCTFCLHRVKEGLEPACVSTCPSRAMIFGDLEDPSSPLVRTLGARKHRALKPEAGTKPNLFYLE from the coding sequence ATGCCGCGCTACGGGATGGCGATCGACCTTCGCACCTGCATGGGCTGCGCCGCCTGCGTGGTGGCGTGCAAGGTGGAGAACCGCGTGGACGAGGACGCGTTCCGGTGCCGGGTGACGCAGCGCTCGCGCGGCGAGTTTCCGAACGTGCAGCTGGAAATTCTGTCCGAGCGGTGCAATCAGTGCTCGGATGCGCCATGCGTGTGGAACTGCCCGACGGGAGCGAGCCATTCCGCCGAGGGCGGCGTGGTGCTGGTGGACGAAGACCGCTGCACGGGATGCAAGGCGTGCCTGGCGGCATGCCCGTATGACGCGCGGTTCATCAACGCGCGCGGCGTGGCGGAGAAGTGCACGTTCTGCCTGCACCGCGTGAAAGAAGGGCTGGAGCCGGCGTGCGTGTCGACCTGCCCGAGCCGGGCGATGATTTTCGGGGATCTGGAGGATCCGTCGAGCCCTCTCGTGCGGACGCTGGGCGCGCGGAAGCACAGGGCGCTGAAGCCGGAAGCCGGGACGAAGCCGAATCTCTTCTATCTGGAGTAG
- a CDS encoding NrfD protein gives MMPMDVDVAGRNAETFPALHVWGWEIAAYLFLGGLAAGLLILSGWMHRREAPERLSPALAWLAPLLAPAVLSAGMFALFLDLENKWNVWRFYTTFRWSAPMSWGAWILALVYPASLLFAWAAWSESGPAGRRRVTGAPFPLRRTIAGINIACGVALGVYTGILLSALGARPLWNSPLLGPLFLLSGLSAAAALLALLEKDREWRHRLARLDVRLIAAEAAVLALLFLALLTGGQAQRAAAELFFGGPYTAVFWTAVVFSGMALPVWLERLEKQGRVAYPAVAPVLVLFGGLALRAVLVLAGQASSWEVLL, from the coding sequence ATGATGCCGATGGATGTCGACGTTGCGGGCCGGAACGCGGAAACATTTCCGGCGCTTCATGTCTGGGGCTGGGAGATCGCCGCGTATCTGTTTCTGGGCGGGCTGGCGGCGGGGCTGCTGATTTTATCGGGCTGGATGCACCGGCGAGAGGCGCCGGAGAGGCTGAGCCCGGCGCTGGCGTGGCTGGCCCCGCTGCTGGCGCCGGCCGTGCTGAGCGCCGGGATGTTCGCGCTGTTTCTCGATCTGGAGAACAAGTGGAACGTGTGGCGGTTCTACACGACGTTCCGGTGGAGCGCGCCGATGTCGTGGGGCGCGTGGATCCTGGCGCTGGTGTATCCGGCGTCGCTGCTGTTTGCGTGGGCGGCGTGGAGCGAATCCGGCCCCGCGGGCAGGCGGCGGGTGACGGGCGCGCCGTTCCCGCTGCGGCGGACGATTGCGGGGATCAACATCGCCTGCGGCGTGGCGCTGGGTGTGTATACGGGAATTCTTCTCAGCGCGCTGGGGGCGCGGCCGCTGTGGAACTCGCCGCTGCTGGGGCCGCTGTTTCTGCTGAGCGGACTGTCGGCGGCGGCGGCGCTGCTCGCGCTTCTCGAGAAAGACCGCGAATGGCGGCACAGGCTGGCGCGGCTGGACGTTCGGCTGATCGCCGCCGAAGCCGCCGTGCTGGCGCTGCTCTTCCTGGCGCTGCTGACAGGCGGGCAGGCGCAGCGCGCGGCGGCGGAGCTGTTCTTCGGCGGCCCGTACACGGCGGTGTTCTGGACGGCCGTCGTGTTTTCGGGAATGGCGCTGCCGGTGTGGCTGGAACGCCTGGAGAAGCAGGGGCGGGTGGCGTATCCGGCGGTGGCGCCGGTGCTGGTTCTGTTTGGCGGGCTCGCGTTGCGGGCCGTGCTGGTGCTGGCTGGACAGGCGAGCTCCTGGGAGGTGCTGTTGTGA
- a CDS encoding hypothetical protein (possible pseudo, frameshifted), which translates to MGLSSHSEPMRRQDRQQQEMFLYASLEDVVPADHPLRPIRAMVDEALRRMDETFDAIYGDVGRPSIAPERLLRA; encoded by the coding sequence ATGGGTCTTTCCTCGCACAGCGAGCCCATGAGGAGACAAGACCGTCAGCAGCAAGAGATGTTCCTGTACGCCAGCCTCGAGGATGTGGTGCCGGCTGATCACCCGCTGCGGCCGATCCGGGCGATGGTGGACGAGGCGCTGCGGAGGATGGACGAGACCTTCGATGCGATCTACGGAGATGTGGGGCGGCCGTCGATCGCGCCGGAGCGACTGCTGCGGGCTTGA
- the hppA gene encoding K(+)-insensitive pyrophosphate-energized proton pump — protein sequence MLPTASLSSMIRQANPFGAAGAWRRAGSWLLLLVLMIGAGALPALAQQPHHGGGEANLVLPDLDQAQFFGMGGRSLLMIGLVVCALGLAFGLSIYMRLKNLPVHKSMLEVSELIYETCKTYLATQGKFLVILELFIAVIIVFYFGFLQHMEAYRVAIILLFSVIGIGGSFGVAAFGMRVNTFANSRASFASLRGKAFPCYDIPLQAGMSIGMMLISVELLLMLFILLFIPGDLAGPCFIGFAIGESLGAAALRVAGGIFTKIADIGADLMKIVFKIKEDDARNPGVIADCTGDNAGDSVGPSADGFETYGVTGVALISFILLGINERVAGPTWATIQVQLLVWIFMMRVMMVISSGVSYFINDILARARYADAEKMNFEQPLTNLVWITSLLSIALTYVVSYLMIPELKGDSTLWWKLATVISCGTLAGALIPEFVKVFTSTGSRHVREIVKASEEGGASLNILSGFIAGNFSAYWLGFAILLLMSIAYWMSTMGLAELMMAPAVFALGLVAFGFLGMGPVTIAVDSYGPVTDNAQSVYELSTIEQIPGIETEIEKQFGFRPQFERAKDNLEENDGAGNTFKATSKPVLIGTAVVGATTMIFSIIVALTDGLDAARVSFLSILHAPFFFGLIAGGAMIYWFTGASTQAVSTGAYRAVEFIKRNIKLEGTTKASVSDSKKVVEICTQYAQRGMFNIFIAVFFGTLAFAFLEEFFFIGYLIAIAIFGLFQAIFMANAGGAWDNAKKIVETEMKAKGTDLHAATVVGDTVGDPFKDTSSVALNPTIKFTTLFGLLAVELAVSMRNQGQATLTHVLAVLFLLVSMTFVYRSFYGMRIEK from the coding sequence ATGCTACCCACTGCGAGCCTGTCGAGCATGATCCGGCAGGCGAACCCGTTTGGCGCGGCAGGCGCATGGCGGCGCGCCGGCTCATGGCTCCTGCTGCTTGTTCTGATGATCGGCGCGGGCGCGCTTCCGGCTCTCGCCCAGCAGCCCCACCACGGCGGCGGCGAGGCGAACCTCGTGCTGCCGGATCTGGACCAGGCTCAGTTCTTCGGCATGGGCGGCCGCAGCCTGCTCATGATCGGCCTCGTCGTGTGCGCCCTCGGCCTCGCCTTCGGCCTCAGCATCTACATGCGGCTGAAGAACCTGCCGGTGCACAAGTCCATGCTCGAGGTCAGCGAGCTGATCTACGAGACCTGCAAGACCTACCTTGCCACGCAGGGCAAGTTCCTCGTCATCCTCGAGCTGTTCATCGCCGTCATCATCGTCTTCTACTTCGGCTTCCTCCAGCACATGGAAGCCTACCGGGTGGCGATCATCCTGCTGTTCAGCGTCATCGGCATCGGCGGCAGCTTCGGCGTGGCGGCGTTCGGCATGCGCGTCAACACGTTCGCCAACTCCCGCGCCTCCTTCGCCAGCCTGCGCGGCAAGGCCTTCCCCTGCTATGACATCCCGCTGCAGGCCGGCATGAGCATCGGCATGATGCTCATCTCCGTCGAGCTGCTCCTGATGCTGTTCATCCTCCTCTTCATTCCGGGCGACCTGGCCGGCCCCTGCTTCATCGGCTTCGCCATCGGCGAATCGCTCGGCGCAGCCGCCCTGCGCGTCGCCGGCGGCATCTTCACCAAGATCGCCGACATCGGCGCGGACCTGATGAAGATCGTCTTCAAGATCAAGGAAGACGACGCCCGCAACCCCGGCGTCATCGCCGACTGCACCGGCGACAACGCGGGCGACTCCGTGGGCCCCTCCGCCGACGGCTTCGAAACCTACGGCGTCACCGGCGTGGCGCTGATCAGCTTCATCCTGCTCGGCATCAACGAGCGCGTCGCCGGCCCGACCTGGGCGACCATCCAGGTCCAGCTGCTCGTCTGGATCTTCATGATGCGCGTCATGATGGTCATCTCCTCCGGCGTCAGCTACTTCATCAACGACATTCTGGCCAGGGCCAGATACGCCGACGCCGAGAAAATGAACTTCGAGCAGCCGCTGACCAATCTCGTCTGGATCACGTCCCTGCTCTCGATCGCCCTCACCTATGTCGTCAGCTACCTGATGATCCCCGAGCTCAAAGGCGACTCGACGCTGTGGTGGAAGCTCGCCACCGTCATCAGCTGCGGCACGCTGGCCGGCGCGCTGATCCCCGAGTTCGTGAAGGTCTTCACCTCCACGGGTTCGCGTCACGTGCGCGAAATCGTCAAGGCCTCCGAGGAAGGCGGCGCCTCGCTCAACATCCTCTCCGGCTTCATCGCCGGCAACTTCTCCGCCTACTGGCTCGGCTTCGCCATCCTCCTTCTGATGTCCATCGCCTACTGGATGTCCACCATGGGACTGGCCGAGCTGATGATGGCGCCCGCCGTGTTCGCCCTCGGCCTCGTTGCCTTCGGCTTCCTCGGCATGGGCCCGGTCACCATCGCCGTCGACTCCTACGGCCCCGTCACGGACAACGCCCAGTCGGTCTACGAGCTTTCCACCATCGAACAGATCCCGGGCATCGAAACCGAGATCGAAAAGCAGTTCGGTTTCCGCCCCCAGTTTGAAAGAGCCAAGGACAACCTCGAAGAGAACGACGGCGCGGGCAACACCTTCAAGGCCACGTCGAAGCCCGTGCTGATCGGCACCGCCGTCGTCGGCGCCACCACGATGATCTTCTCCATCATCGTGGCCCTGACCGACGGTCTCGACGCCGCCCGCGTCAGCTTCCTTTCGATTCTCCACGCGCCGTTCTTCTTCGGCCTCATCGCCGGCGGCGCCATGATCTACTGGTTCACGGGCGCTTCCACGCAGGCTGTCTCGACCGGCGCCTACCGGGCGGTCGAGTTCATCAAGCGCAACATCAAGCTGGAAGGCACCACCAAGGCCAGCGTCTCCGACTCGAAGAAGGTCGTCGAGATCTGCACCCAGTACGCCCAGCGCGGCATGTTCAACATTTTCATCGCCGTCTTCTTCGGCACCCTGGCCTTCGCTTTCCTCGAGGAATTCTTCTTCATCGGCTACCTGATCGCCATCGCCATCTTCGGCCTGTTCCAGGCAATCTTCATGGCCAACGCCGGCGGCGCCTGGGACAACGCCAAGAAGATCGTCGAAACCGAGATGAAGGCCAAGGGCACCGACCTCCACGCCGCCACCGTCGTCGGCGACACCGTCGGCGATCCCTTCAAGGACACCTCCTCGGTCGCCCTCAACCCGACCATCAAATTCACCACTCTGTTCGGCCTGCTCGCCGTCGAGCTCGCCGTCAGCATGCGCAACCAGGGCCAGGCCACGCTCACCCACGTCCTGGCCGTGCTGTTCCTGCTCGTCTCCATGACCTTCGTCTACCGCTCCTTCTACGGCATGCGGATCGAAAAATAA